The following proteins are co-located in the Telopea speciosissima isolate NSW1024214 ecotype Mountain lineage chromosome 9, Tspe_v1, whole genome shotgun sequence genome:
- the LOC122639869 gene encoding protein ALTERED PHOSPHATE STARVATION RESPONSE 1-like isoform X2 → MGCVASKIDKEERVQRCKERKRLMKQLVGSREQFAAAQLAYLQALKNTGITLRQFTEAETLELEDAPFAFALRRSPPPPLPPSPPPPPPFSPDLRKVTKVEEEEAVQEESIEIDEESSCTTPRPPPVLNSSWDFWDPFDPSSSSPLQQKSEVVRQEEDEEWAETKTDFDEEEIVVAADIVLNSLPDKPPVAELIDDCSSMVSWNTKDTVDMAMVVSRSKKTLAGIVRELDDYFLKAYDGGKEIAVLLDINIGDSSYQNIGESNRKRCKSAKVFSSLSKSWSSRSFQSSRDSIEFQGPTEPCKLGALCITLDKLYAEEQRLYEEVKEEELTKLEYEKKTLLLQRQEAENEELPRIEKTQLSIECLQSDIMCLQQSISRTCTSILKLRDEELLLQLVELSLGLMHMWRTMYECHQVQNHMAQQMCHLINNPNADPTTDYHRQATSQLETEVTAWYNSFCNLLKSQRGYVRALTNWVQLTDCLENDQQRSNHPCRVQALCEEWQLALDRLPDKVASDNIKSFVSVIHSIILQQAEERDLQKKSDRIEKRLKKELNSLSEMEKKVDVNFTGNGDSTLSPKHPLSIKRAKTEALKKRVEDEKAKYLNSVRVTQAMTLNNLQAGLPNVFQALTGFSSVCTQAFEAIHSQATSIASHAGGP, encoded by the exons ATGGGTTGTGTTGCATCGAAGATTGATAAGGAAGAGAGAGTGCAGAGATGCAAGGAGAGAAAGAGGCTGATGAAGCAATTAGTTGGGTCTCGTGAACAATTCGCTGCTGCCCAGTTGGCTTATTTGCAAGCTCTGAAGAACACAGGCATTACACTTCGGCAATTCACTGAGGCAGAGACATTGGAACTCGAAGATGCTCCATTTGCCTTTGCGTTGCGTCgatctcctcctccccctctgCCTccttcacctccacctccacccccCTTTAGTCCTGACTTAAGGAAGGTTACGaaggtggaggaagaagaagctgtTCAAGAGGAAAGCATTGAGAT CGACGAGGAGAGCAGCTGCACAACGCCGCGGCCACCTCCGGTTCTAAATTCTTCTTGGGATTTCTGGGATCCTTTTGacccttcttcatcttctccactTCAGCAGAAGAGTGAAGTGGTTCGGCAGGAGGAGGACGAAGAGTGGGCGGAGACTAAAACAGATTTTGATGAAGAAGAGATAGTAGTTGCAGCTGATATTGTTCTGAATTCGCTTCCGGATAAGCCTCCAGTAGCAGAACTAATTGATGATTGTTCATCAATGGTGAGCTGGAATACGAAGGACACTGTAGATATGGCCATGGTGGTCAGTAGGAGCAAGAAGACACTGGCGGGTATTGTGAGGGAGTTGGATGATTATTTCCTGAAAGCTTATGATGGTGGGAAGGAAATTGCTGTTCTTCTCGACATCAACATAGGAGACTCTTCCTACCAGAATATAGGAGAAAGCAACA GGAAGAGATGCAAGTCTGCAAAGGTCTTTAGCTCATTGTCTAAGAGTTGGTCTTCCAGATCATTTCAGTCTAGCAGAGACTCTATAGAATTTCAAGGCCCAACTGAACCTTGCAAACTTGGCGCCCTTTGCATCACACTAGATAAGCTCTATGCCGAGGAACAAAGACTTTATGAGGAAGTTAAG GAGGAGGAACTAACAAAATTGGAGTATGAGAAGAAAACCCTGTTACTGCAGAGACAAGAAGCTGAGAATGAAGAGTTGCCAAGGATTGAGAAAACTCAGTTGAGCATCGAGTGTTTGCAGTCTGACATCATGTGTTTGCAACAATCAATAAGTAGGACGTGCACATCAATATTGAAGCTCAGAGATGAGGAGCTGCTTCTGCAGCTTGTTGAGTTATCATTAGG GTTGATGCACATGTGGAGAACAATGTATGAATGTCATCAAGTGCAGAACCATATGGCCCAGCAAATGTGCCATCTCATTAACAATCCCAATGCAGATCCCACAACAGACTACCATCGCCAGGCCACATCTCAACTGGAAACAGAGGTCACTGCCTGGTACAATAGCTTTTGCAACCTCCTCAAATCCCAGCGAGGGTATGTACGAGCCCTCACCAACTGGGTCCAACTGACGGACTGCCTAGAGAATGACCAACAACGAAGTAACCACCCATGCAGGGTTCAAGCCCTCTGTGAAGAATGGCAGCTTGCCCTCGACAGGTTGCCAGACAAG GTGGCCTCTGACAACATTAAGAGTTTTGTGTCAGTCATCCACTCCATAATCTTGCAACAGGCTGAAGAACGTGACTTGCAGAAGAAGTCTGATCGGATTGAgaagaggttgaagaaggaatTGAACTCCCTGAgtgaaatggagaagaaggttGATGTGAACTTCACTGGAAATGGGGATTCCACATTGAGCCCTAAGCATCCTTTATCAATCAAGCGTGCCAAGACTGAGGCCCTTAAGAAGCGGGTAGAGGATGAGAAGGCAAAATATTTGAACTCAGTCCGGGTCACCCAGGCCATGACCCTGAATAATCTACAAGCAGGCCTCCCAAATGTCTTCCAAGCATTAACTGGATTCTCAAGTGTGTGCACTCAGGCTTTTGAGGCTATTCATAGCCAGGCAACATCGATAGCTTCTCACGCTGGAGGACCCTAG
- the LOC122639869 gene encoding protein ALTERED PHOSPHATE STARVATION RESPONSE 1-like isoform X1, with protein MGCVASKIDKEERVQRCKERKRLMKQLVGSREQFAAAQLAYLQALKNTGITLRQFTEAETLELEDAPFAFALRRSPPPPLPPSPPPPPPFSPDLRKVTKVEEEEAVQEESIEIDEESSCITLPPPPPPFSPDLRKVAKVEEEEIVQEENIETDEESSCTTPRPPPVLNSSWDFWDPFDPSSSSPLQQKSEVVRQEEDEEWAETKTDFDEEEIVVAADIVLNSLPDKPPVAELIDDCSSMVSWNTKDTVDMAMVVSRSKKTLAGIVRELDDYFLKAYDGGKEIAVLLDINIGDSSYQNIGESNRKRCKSAKVFSSLSKSWSSRSFQSSRDSIEFQGPTEPCKLGALCITLDKLYAEEQRLYEEVKEEELTKLEYEKKTLLLQRQEAENEELPRIEKTQLSIECLQSDIMCLQQSISRTCTSILKLRDEELLLQLVELSLGLMHMWRTMYECHQVQNHMAQQMCHLINNPNADPTTDYHRQATSQLETEVTAWYNSFCNLLKSQRGYVRALTNWVQLTDCLENDQQRSNHPCRVQALCEEWQLALDRLPDKVASDNIKSFVSVIHSIILQQAEERDLQKKSDRIEKRLKKELNSLSEMEKKVDVNFTGNGDSTLSPKHPLSIKRAKTEALKKRVEDEKAKYLNSVRVTQAMTLNNLQAGLPNVFQALTGFSSVCTQAFEAIHSQATSIASHAGGP; from the exons ATGGGTTGTGTTGCATCGAAGATTGATAAGGAAGAGAGAGTGCAGAGATGCAAGGAGAGAAAGAGGCTGATGAAGCAATTAGTTGGGTCTCGTGAACAATTCGCTGCTGCCCAGTTGGCTTATTTGCAAGCTCTGAAGAACACAGGCATTACACTTCGGCAATTCACTGAGGCAGAGACATTGGAACTCGAAGATGCTCCATTTGCCTTTGCGTTGCGTCgatctcctcctccccctctgCCTccttcacctccacctccacccccCTTTAGTCCTGACTTAAGGAAGGTTACGaaggtggaggaagaagaagctgtTCAAGAGGAAAGCATTGAGATCGACGAGGAGAGCAGCTGCATAACTCTGCCGCCACCTCCACCCCCCTTTAGTCCTGATTTAAGGAAGGTTGCGaaggtggaggaagaagaaattgttCAAGAGGAAAACATTGAGACCGACGAGGAGAGCAGCTGCACAACGCCGCGGCCACCTCCGGTTCTAAATTCTTCTTGGGATTTCTGGGATCCTTTTGacccttcttcatcttctccactTCAGCAGAAGAGTGAAGTGGTTCGGCAGGAGGAGGACGAAGAGTGGGCGGAGACTAAAACAGATTTTGATGAAGAAGAGATAGTAGTTGCAGCTGATATTGTTCTGAATTCGCTTCCGGATAAGCCTCCAGTAGCAGAACTAATTGATGATTGTTCATCAATGGTGAGCTGGAATACGAAGGACACTGTAGATATGGCCATGGTGGTCAGTAGGAGCAAGAAGACACTGGCGGGTATTGTGAGGGAGTTGGATGATTATTTCCTGAAAGCTTATGATGGTGGGAAGGAAATTGCTGTTCTTCTCGACATCAACATAGGAGACTCTTCCTACCAGAATATAGGAGAAAGCAACA GGAAGAGATGCAAGTCTGCAAAGGTCTTTAGCTCATTGTCTAAGAGTTGGTCTTCCAGATCATTTCAGTCTAGCAGAGACTCTATAGAATTTCAAGGCCCAACTGAACCTTGCAAACTTGGCGCCCTTTGCATCACACTAGATAAGCTCTATGCCGAGGAACAAAGACTTTATGAGGAAGTTAAG GAGGAGGAACTAACAAAATTGGAGTATGAGAAGAAAACCCTGTTACTGCAGAGACAAGAAGCTGAGAATGAAGAGTTGCCAAGGATTGAGAAAACTCAGTTGAGCATCGAGTGTTTGCAGTCTGACATCATGTGTTTGCAACAATCAATAAGTAGGACGTGCACATCAATATTGAAGCTCAGAGATGAGGAGCTGCTTCTGCAGCTTGTTGAGTTATCATTAGG GTTGATGCACATGTGGAGAACAATGTATGAATGTCATCAAGTGCAGAACCATATGGCCCAGCAAATGTGCCATCTCATTAACAATCCCAATGCAGATCCCACAACAGACTACCATCGCCAGGCCACATCTCAACTGGAAACAGAGGTCACTGCCTGGTACAATAGCTTTTGCAACCTCCTCAAATCCCAGCGAGGGTATGTACGAGCCCTCACCAACTGGGTCCAACTGACGGACTGCCTAGAGAATGACCAACAACGAAGTAACCACCCATGCAGGGTTCAAGCCCTCTGTGAAGAATGGCAGCTTGCCCTCGACAGGTTGCCAGACAAG GTGGCCTCTGACAACATTAAGAGTTTTGTGTCAGTCATCCACTCCATAATCTTGCAACAGGCTGAAGAACGTGACTTGCAGAAGAAGTCTGATCGGATTGAgaagaggttgaagaaggaatTGAACTCCCTGAgtgaaatggagaagaaggttGATGTGAACTTCACTGGAAATGGGGATTCCACATTGAGCCCTAAGCATCCTTTATCAATCAAGCGTGCCAAGACTGAGGCCCTTAAGAAGCGGGTAGAGGATGAGAAGGCAAAATATTTGAACTCAGTCCGGGTCACCCAGGCCATGACCCTGAATAATCTACAAGCAGGCCTCCCAAATGTCTTCCAAGCATTAACTGGATTCTCAAGTGTGTGCACTCAGGCTTTTGAGGCTATTCATAGCCAGGCAACATCGATAGCTTCTCACGCTGGAGGACCCTAG